The Sphingorhabdus sp. Alg231-15 genome has a segment encoding these proteins:
- a CDS encoding MmyB family transcriptional regulator: MASELARETVHTEFGSILKEWRKVRRFSQLDLSLEADMSARHLSFLESGRSKPSRAMVLRLSDALQLPRPMANQALHAAGFAAVYPSLPDDAPELAPVHQAIATMLDHHDPYPGIAVDRYWNVVRSNKGAEMLLAVANPGDGVNMMDILINSAGLGLIENWDEVAMLSLTRLRTEILELGGDEKLSALMRRLSDLEQVKNADLTAINLNQAVIPTILRVGENRLSLFSTIAQFGSVQDTQAGETRIELMFPMDDETVQFFES, encoded by the coding sequence ATGGCATCGGAATTGGCACGGGAAACGGTACACACGGAATTTGGCAGCATTTTGAAGGAATGGCGCAAGGTTCGCCGGTTCAGCCAATTGGACCTTTCGCTTGAGGCTGACATGTCGGCACGGCATCTCAGCTTTCTTGAATCCGGACGCTCCAAACCAAGTCGCGCGATGGTATTGCGCTTGTCAGATGCTTTGCAGCTCCCGCGGCCGATGGCCAATCAGGCCCTGCATGCGGCCGGTTTTGCCGCCGTCTACCCTAGCTTGCCGGACGATGCACCCGAACTGGCGCCAGTGCATCAGGCCATTGCAACGATGCTCGACCACCATGACCCCTATCCCGGCATTGCGGTTGACCGGTACTGGAATGTGGTCCGCTCCAACAAGGGTGCCGAGATGTTGTTGGCGGTCGCCAATCCCGGTGACGGGGTGAACATGATGGACATATTGATCAATAGCGCCGGCCTGGGTCTCATCGAAAACTGGGACGAAGTCGCGATGCTGTCCCTGACCCGGTTGCGCACCGAGATATTGGAGTTGGGCGGCGATGAAAAGCTGTCCGCCCTGATGCGACGCCTGTCTGATCTGGAGCAAGTCAAGAATGCCGATCTTACGGCGATCAATCTCAATCAAGCGGTGATTCCGACGATCTTGCGCGTTGGTGAAAACCGTCTGTCCTTATTCTCTACTATCGCACAATTCGGATCCGTACAGGATACCCAGGCGGGCGAAACTCGGATTGAATTGATGTTCCCGATGGACGATGAAACGGTTCAGTTTTTTGAAAGCTAG